In Oreochromis aureus strain Israel breed Guangdong linkage group 15, ZZ_aureus, whole genome shotgun sequence, a single genomic region encodes these proteins:
- the e2f6 gene encoding transcription factor E2F3, producing the protein MVKCVVSGCPNCMVNVSRGLFNRPKKRFFNFPQDPARVQVWLAALRETEKQDSAEQHLICEDHFLPEDISDEGVSSDAIPIMPPCLDGALGLLSQWGAESSEEEDQWAAGGGGGGEEEEEEEEEVNVPVIPFAQRPTPHKQEPDAKTDLGTRREILSHLKEMIQTRISTRQDVSLGVLTVRFLELLLMSPDGSIDLREVTKTLQTRRRRVYDITNVLEGFNFIEKQTANKVKWIGSCPISSFLPKSRQKFQRELENLKLVEDTLDSLIKSCAQQLFDMTDECQNALLAYVTHEDISRLEAFQEQTVIVVKAPEETKLEVPAPTEDSIQVHLKGGRGPIRMMTCDIGTGEAVTEEMSGCFVTLEESRIKTTTLHRETSIPQSPTESHTEHVATS; encoded by the exons ATGGTGAAGTGTGTCGTCTCTGGGTGTCCGAACTGCATGGTAAATGTTAGCCGGGGGCTCTTCAACAGACCCAAGAAGAGGTTCTTCAACTTCCCCCAGGACCCTGCGCGTGTCCAG GTGTGGCTTGCAGCGCTGAGGGAGACGGAGAAGCAGGACTCTGCAGAGCAGCATCTAATCTGTGAAGACCACTTCCTACCAGAGGACATCTCAGATGAAGGCGTAAGCAGTGACGCCATTCCCATAATGCCCCCCTGCCTTGACGGAGCCCTGGGTCTGCTTAGTCAATGGGGGGCCGAGTCGTCCGAGGAGGAGGATCAGTGGGctgctggaggaggaggtggtggtgaggaggaggaagaggaggaggaggaagttaATGTTCCTGTTATACCTTTTGCACAAAGACCTACTCCACATAAGCAG GAACCAGATGCCAAGACGGATTTAGGAACaagaag GGAAATCCTCAGTCATTTGAAAGAGATGATACAGACCAGGATATCCACCCGGCAAG ATGTGTCTCTGGGAGTTTTGACAGTCCGTTTCCTGGAGCTTCTGCTGATGTCGCCCGATGGCTCGATCGACCTCCGGGAGGTGacgaaaacactgcaaacccgCAGGCGGCGAGTTTATGACATCACCAACGTCCTGGAGGGCTTCAACTTCATTGAGAAGCAGACAGCCAATAAGGTTAAGTGGAT AGGAAGCTGTCCAATCTCCAGCTTTCTGCCAAAGAGCAGGCAGAAGTTCCAGAGAGAGCTGGAGAACCTGAAGCTGGTGGAGGACACACTTGACAGCCTCATCAAAAGCTGCGCCCAGCAGCTGTTTGACATGACTGACGAGTGCCAGAACGCTCT ATTGGCCTACGTGACCCATGAGGACATCAGCCGGCTCGAAGCTTTCCAGGAGCAGACGGTGATCGTCGTCAAAGCTCCAGAGGAAACCAAACTGGAGGTTCCTGCACCGACAGAg GACAGCATCCAGGTCCACTTGAAGGGGGGGAGAGGTCCCATCAGGATGATGACTTGCGATATCGGGACAGGTGAAGCTGTGACAGAAGAGATGAGTGGCTGCTTTGTGACACTGGAGGAAAGCCGGATAAAGACGACCACACTGCACAGag AGACCTCGATTCCACAGAGTCCCACAGAGTCCCACACAGAGCACGTAGCTACCAGCTGA